GCAGGATTTAACCCATTCCATCAGATCGCTTGTGCAGCTGTGCTTGTGCTAGCGAAAAATCAAAGAGATGGAGATACTCTTCCAAAATTACATGACTCAAATTTTTACCATCCAGATTCTCGGGATTTGGGGCTCATTTCCCCCCCCCCCTTCCTTTCTCTCTCCTCCCCTCTTCCTTGACAGCTCTGAGCGAGAGACCGGGCCTCTCCCAAGTCTTCTCCGGCGCCTTTGCCGGTCGGAGATGGCGAGGGAGGGGTGCCGGAGTAGtctttaggtttagtttttttagtTCTCGGCTATATGCCGGTAGTTTGGAGTAGGGTTCAAgatcttctggatcagatcttgaacaGCCTGCGTTCGTGGCTTCGTCTTCCCGAGCTCCGGTGGTCGGAGACGGCGATATCCGCCACCTCAGGGATCTCCGTGTATAAGATCCAGCACTGCTACCCCTGGATCTGCGCTGCTGGGCTTCCATCTCTTCCTCCTCTGGCCGACCATGGAggcgaggagaagaggaaggatggTGCCAGTACCTGCGCATCTGGGGGTAGGCAGGGGTCTCCTCCAAGCGTGGTGCATCGAAGCCGTGTCAGGCCAGCGCCGTTGGCATGCTCTGTTGTTCTTCCATGGTGGAAGATGGGGAGATCTGCTTCTCTGACGCGCCCCTGCTTCAATAAGCGTCCTCGCCATCTCTGCTTGGGTGGCCCGGTTCGTCTCCATCTCCTCTTGGCCGGCCTCGGTGGCGAGGGGGAGGAGAGGATGCGTGTGGCTGCGACGACCCTGCAGAGGCGGCGCTCGAGGTTCCTGGAGCATGCAACCTCGGCAGCAGTCTCCAAGCGTCGGCTAGCTCCGGCTGTCGCTATCTTTGGCCATAGGGTTGGCCCTGCTGCGCTCGGACTTGATTCGATCTTTCTCCTCCAGCGTTGGACGATCTTCTTCGACTACGGCGGGGCGATGAGTGTTGCTCCTTCCCCAAGTGGCTTCGTCCCCGGTGATGGAAGCGGCGGCCGCGCCGGAAAGTCAGCAACTGTCGGCAATGGACTCGATCGTGTTTTTGCGCGTCTTTGCGGGGTGCTTAGTGCAAAAATAGGGACTtggttgtaattttccttttcctaGAGGTCATCTATGTAACTGTGCTCCCACCGACGATATAATGCATGCTCCAGGTCCTTCGGGACCtatcttgttcaaaaaaaaatttaGCATCCGCCAAGATCCAAAGCTTGAACTCGTTGTTGACAGTCTCGAGGAGAAATGTAGGAGGGGTGGAATTATTTTGGAAGACTCTTGAGTTTCGCTCGTTTCATATCATCTAACTAGTGAGCATGGTGATGGAGATCATAGCTTTACGGTTGTAAGGGGTTTTGCAAGTCATTAATGACCAGCAATCGTCAATGTTAGACCACTCATGAGTGCGGATGCAAGGGATGCCAAGCCAAGCCTTGACCACATCACAAAGTCTTTTGGTGAAGCGAGAATAGGAGAAGAGGTGAGCCGTTGTCTCTTGAATTTGCTTGCAAAGTGGATAAACACCACAATTTGTCTAACCTCTCTTCTCGAGGTTGTCCACCATCCAAAGCCTATTATGGACGGTTAGCCTAAGCAAAAAAAAAGATCTTTGGGGGGCGTCCAAGCCGTCCAACGCCAACAATAGTGATCTTTAAAGATGATCGTTGTCCCGAAGAAGAAAGCGAACAACATGGCTGGACGAGGACGACCACACCCGATTCGACCTGACAAATCTTGTGAGACCCGGCCTCGCCATCTCCACGATGAAGCCAAACCTGGTTGAACCCCACCGATCGGAATAGAACCGAGACACAAAGATCGCCTACAAAACATGAAGATAGAAGATTCTCCGCCCTCCTCAACACCTGCGAAGGGACCACCATCTACGAGGTGGCGAGGTGTGGAGAAAATCTTATTCTAATTATTCCACACAACATCGCCACCACTGCCGCTAGAAGAGCTCCGCCTCATGTTGACCAAAACCTAACTCAGGGCTCCTAACTATAGCACATCAACAAGGATCCGAAGTCCCCCACTCCCACCAGCCACTGGGTAGAGGGGAACCGTCGTTTTGCCGGCTGGGAGTAGATTTGGAAGGAACGTGAATATGTATGTATTTTGACGTTCATGACAACATCAAATTTCTTCCTGTCAAATTTCCCTCCCTAGCCTGAAGTATTTTTCCCAAAAAGATGGAAGCTTTTTCAGAAGACATTAAGCTTCGCGGAAAAAAAAAAGAGTTGACCAACTGTAGGCAAGAGTGGAATAGTCATGGATCCCAATGTTCCGACAAGCTCAAGATCCAGGTCCAGACCAACACTTGTTGCCGTAAAGCTGTCAGCTCTGATTCCCCATTCCCTACCAACCACGCCCAGGAATCAGAAATGGTCAGGCTACAGGGAACATCCACTCCAGTTAGTGCTACCAGCCTACCAGAAATGGTTCACACGATATTTTTGGCTTCACAACAACAGTTAAGCCTGCACAAAAAAGGGTTAGCACTTAGCAGTATGCAACAAGAAGGAGCGGGATATATCCATATAACCATCCATTATCCATTATCCATCATCCATAATTTTGTAGGGGGTATACGATGTACGACGACCAAAGTACTATTGTTCAACCGATCACCGGCTCAAGCATTATTCTCTCTAATAATCTCCCATCAAATCCAAGCTGGGCAATCAAAAAGAAAGGAGAACAAATGGTATAATGAAGCAAAAATCTTCTCAACGGCCAATGGGGCGGGCACAAACCCTGCGCTGGATGTGGGCCCGGCATGACGGGCACTCCTTCATCCCTTGCTTGGCATGGAGCTCGTTGCACTTGGCGCAGACCACCTGGTGGGCGCAGGGGAGGAAGACGACTGACATCTCCTCGCTAAGGCACATCACGCACTCCCGGTCACGCTGCAAGTCATCGAGATCAATGTCCAGGGCAGGCGATGCAGCAACCCTGGCCAGAACCTGTGTGTTCCCGTTCTTTCTCCCCTCGGAGAGACGCGAGGGACGGGTCTTGTCATCTGTATTCCACTTGGGAGCAGCGGCTGCTGAGGTGTCGAGGGACACCTTCAGCTGCGAGATCTGCTGCTCGAGAGCACGGATCTCGCTCTTGTATCTTTGCATGTCATTCTCAGCTTTAAGGTGCAGGAAGTTCTCTTCCGACCTCAGTGATGTCTCAATCTGACCCCGCTCTTTCCTCTCTGAGGTCACATGGGCAATTGCTTCAGTCTTCCCAGCCTCTTCCTGTCTCCACCTTACCTGCAAGCATTAAGAATGGTTCGGCCAATGCAGTAAGTATGGCATAAAATAATCCGCATGATTATACTGCATACTACAAAGCAACCTTAAAGTTCTACAATAACTTCCTAACAGGTACAACCAGCATTACATGATATGACCAATCAACTTGACATATATTTGATGACTATGAATGAAAAATTAGTTGCAAACACGCTATTTTGTGTGTTTAAGTGTATAGTAGGAAGAACGAAAGCTAATGTGTTTTCCTCCCTAAGAGGTAACATGATTTTAAATCCTCCATCTGAAAGACAATGAACACAGGAAGAACTTCAATAACATGATATGAGTCGACGTATCAAAGGTTGGAAACACTGCAGAGGTACTAGTGAAGAAATGACACTACCATTTTTATCTGTTTGGAGTATAGACTAGAACTTACCGACAATGAACAAACATGCAAGTAGACTCTTTAGTTTATTTAACAAAACAAATGATTAACAGGCTAGAGTTTAATGAAGCACACACATGTACGTGTAAGTCTCAAGAAGCTTCTTTCCTGAAATTTGGCATGTAAGAACTTGCCAAATGCGAGCTATATGTGAAATACTAATTGTTATTACGGCATTGACAGCATGACAACCAATTTAGCTATCATTTATTATGTACTATTTCTTATCCAGTTTGTATGCATGGAAAGGTGGAAGAAATGCAAGCAAATAAGAGAACATGGAGGGAAATGAAATGACTAGCATAACCATGAACATACTATTAAACTTACCCAAAAAACAACATGCATTAAAGGTATACTGGAGAGTTCAATATGAAGCGGAAACACAACACACAAGAGAAGATGTCCATCCTAATATTTAGAAGTTCTGATGTGAGCTAACATCAGATTTTATGCAAAGTTTAACCTTTTCCTGCTTAATTTAATTTTTTTGCAGTCAAAAAATCAAAACATCAATCTCTCAAAAACAATGTAAACAGCACTAAGCATTTCTGATAAAATTGTGGAGTATATATCAACTGAACCACATCAATTGAAGATTCATCATCAAATTATGTGACTTGCATGTGTCTCATAGATACTATTCACTCAGATTTAGAAGATTACGAAGAGGTAAAGAAGTAAGTACCTTCAGTTGTTCTTTCTTCTCTTTAGCATGCTGAAGTTGTTGCTGAACCCAGGATAGTTTGCTTTTTTCTGCTACAAGCTGCTCTTGCAACTGGGATCTTTCAGATTCCCAATGCTGGGACCTTTTAAGACTGCTCTCATCCTTCTTTGAAAGCTCCACAAAATTTGCTGCGGACTCAGCCGCATGCCGCTTTGCAGCTTCCATCTGTACCCTAAGTTGTGCATTTTCAGCCTCGCGCCTACGAGCGGAAGCATCTGCTTTATCCAGCTGAGCGCTTAACCTGGAAATTGCAGACTCCATCTCTAAAAGCTTCTTCCGAGCGCTCTCTACCAGACAGTGCCTTTCCTCATGAAGTCGGTCCACCTCTTCCTTCTCTCTCCGGAGTGACTGAAGCTCCTCCTTCTCCTTGGCAAGTCGTCGTGTGACCTGCATCACCTTCTCCATAGCCCAGTCCCTCCAATCCCGCATATGTGCTTGCAACTCTTTCTGCCTCTGGACAAGAATCAAAACCATTTCATCCTTCTTATCTTGTGGAACCCAGACCTTCTGATCCTCATCATATGCAAAGTTAATTTTGCTGCTAGGGTCTACAGCTTCAGTATTAGAATCGTGATTCAAAGATGGAGCAGAACCATCGCCTGAGGATGGTGAAGGCAAAGGCAAAGGCAATGACAATGACAATTCTGTGCTAGCAGCTGATGCTGGGTCAGCATTCTTGGTTGCCTTGGCATCAAATGATGGAATAGAGGCAATGGTACCAGTGGCAGTAAAAGAAAGGTCGACTGCATATTCTGACCCTTTCATGCTTGCAGCAAACCCTTTTACAATTTTTGATTGGCATTTCAAGCTGCAGGTAGCAGAATCTGGAAGCGGCCTGCACTTCCTCTCTAGTGCTGCAATGGCAGAAGAGCTATGCTTGCCAGACCTAAGAGATCCTTTAGAGCCCAATGCTCGGGAATTTTTATCAAAGCTCATCAACTTCTGGCGGTGCAAGGAATCCCTCTTAGAGCTCCCCCTCTTGCTAGGGAATGGCTTATCATCCTTGACAGATTGCGTCGCAGCAGCAACAAATGGTTGATCCTCTGAATGATCAGGCATAGCAGCCGTGTGTTCTTTTGGCTTAACATTTGGTACCACAGGATGCATCTTGGCAGAGGTAGATGGCTTGCCATTTGGGACATTCGGGCTCACTGATGTTGTGGATGAATCAGCTTTCACAGCATTGTAAGAGCCAGGTGGCACTGGGGTAAGTTTTCCGCGGAAAGTAATGCCAGTCTGTGGGTGGGTAATGGAAACAGAAAGGTCGGGACTTGGGCCAGGTTCGCCGTTCCCGGCAACTGGTTGTGCAATCACTTGAGCACCCACCGCCGGAAGAGAAGCAGTGCTGTAGTCCATGGTACAGGCATGGGCAACATTCATATCTGACATGAGCAGGCAAAACATGACATCGCCTGTGGTGTAGAACGGCTGGGCCTCATTGACCACCCCAATCAAGGTGCCGAGCACAACCTGTTCAATCTTCCTCATGTCCTCAAGGGAGGAGCCATCCCTAGGTAGCAAGTCCCCCTCGGTCTTGAGCACCTCGACCGCTGCCTCGCCGAACCCAGCAAGGCTCTCCCTCCAGTTGTACTGCGCAGCTGCCCGCACGACCGCAGCCCGAGCAGCAGCCTCTGAGTAGCCCATTGTGGTGATCACACCGACGGCATTGTCGAAGGTGGTATCCAGGCTCTTGAGAAGGATCTCCTCCAGCTGCGCCTCATTCGGGTCACTCCAATTCACATACCGTTGACACTCTAATAGCTCCTCAGCCGTGGCGTGGATGCCTTTGCAGGCATCGCACGCGCTGGGGATGAGGTCCAGATTGGCACCCTCGGCGGCGGCCGCCGCAGCCTTCTCAGGTGACATGAACTCGAACCCCACGCAGTCCGTCGTGAGTGGGTACTCGAGGCCGAAGGGGCCCAGCTCACCGGAGGGCGGCTCGGCGCGAAACTTGCGCTTGTTCCTGCTGGCCGCCGACCCTGAACCCGACGTCGCCTCCTGGGTCGCGACACTAGACATCAGGCAAAGCCGCTTCTTCTGTTGAAAAATCAAGTAATTCACAAACAGAAACGACGGGAGAAAATCTAGCAGGCAAAAAAATGGAAGGAAATTTGTCCAGGGACGGGACGGGACGGATTTGACTGACCTTGTGTTCCTGGGCGCCGAATCCAGGAAAAAAACCTGGAAAAATTCGGAGAAAAATACAGTGAGATTCTTGAAGCTTGAACGAATCAAGAACCCAAGAAAATAGTCGTATGAGCCTAGTTGTAGAGCGTGAGATGGGATGGAGCGAGGTCCTGATCCGATCAGGCGCGGGCGGAGGCGAGATTGGGCGGACGGATCGAGGCACGTACCGGGTTGGATCGGCGGGGATCGAAGAGCGGGGCGGCTGGTGATCAGAGGAGTGGAGAAGAGAGACTACGGCGTATGTATGGTGTGGTAtatagaggaggaggaggaggagcggggaGGGGATGGGAGATTAGAACAAGGGAGGGGGGAGGAGGCGTCTCAACCTCTGGGGTAGAACGCCCACACCATTCACCCTTCTTCCAACGTTTTCCCCTTCATTTCTTTTGGCTGGATGCAAATACTGCCAGCTATTGTTGACCACCTACCTATGTGTGTGTATCCCCCTCTCATGGAACCACCATGGCGCCAGGGCTGATGTGTCTGACCATGTCACCCTAGCGGCGGATGACGTGGCGGCCGATGGGTGAGAATTTGAGCATTTGAGGCGAAGGGTCTACGGGTATTCAATATGACTTCATTTGAGGCGAAGATGTTATATATGGTTGGTTAATATGACTTTGGTCGCCAATGGTATCTAGGGTTTGCTAAGTGCATGGTTTGGCGGGAGAATTAGTATGGTCGGGTTTGACGACGTTGTGTAGGGGGTTTCCTATGTCGGTTGCATTTGGCGGGAGAATAAGGGTCTCTGCATGGCGTAAATCATTGTCGGTCGTGAGCTAGGTGCAAATGACCGATGCGCGGATCAAAGTTGAGGTGGGGCACGGGATAAGGCCGTCGTGTTTGGGTGGTGGGGGGAGATTGTTGACTATGCAACTTTAGATTTGCACGTCTATGTGTAAGTGTAACCGTTGCATGGTCTCGTGCGAGAATGGTAAAATTGGTTGGTTTCTTTTTCAATAGTATTCGACGTTATTATAAACCCTCGTATACCAAAGTGGAACATGTCGGAGTGCATTTTTTGCGTGGTCGGTTTTATCATTATAATTGGCttttgtaagtagtactatacgtCGTGCCAGCAACATGGACAGAGACAAGGGGCGAGCAGGGCTACGCCCCCTCCCCCTGTGCTCATGATTTCCCTTTGAGCATTAGCTACGAGAGCTTCTTATTTGTATGATTTTAGCAAGTTATGTCCCCCTCATGCTAAGATTGCTCCCATTATACTTCATTACTGGCTCCGTCCCTGGCCAATAATGAGTGTTCAACCTAATTTCCTCACTACAGGACTTGTCTAAGTCTAATTTTTCATATTGCCGGGATCCTCCGATAGAAATAAAATGATATTTCATTAGCTAACAACAGCGTCAAAATTGCCTAATCATTTTCAATACCCCATACATTGTTGATTGTTGTTTTATTACCAGATGAATACCCCATGTTGATTGTCCACGTCGGCGAACACCTTGGCGATTTAGTTGGCCACAATTGTCCTTCTATCGTTGTTCACTGCACGTCAGCGTGCCAAAGTGGTTTTTATGAAGTTGGCATACATAAAAGGAGAGAAATAAATGAGCGTACTAACGCATATCTTGAGCACAATTATATGGAAATACTAAGCAATTTCCTTTTATTGCTCTAGGTATGCAATAAATAGCTGCCAGTATAGCATCTTTACTAGATTTTTTAATTTATTGCTTCAGATATGCTAAGATCTTGTTAGGTCCTGAAAaagtttccattttcttttggCTGGATGCAAATACTGCCAGCTATTGTTGACCACCTACCTATGTGTGCCCCCCTCAAGGAACCACCATGGCGCGAGGGCTGATGTGTCTGACCATGTCACCGTAGCGGCCGATGATGTGGCGGCCAATCGGTGAGAATTTGAGCATTTGAGGCGAAGGGTCTACGGGTGTTCAATATGACTTCATTTGAGGCGAAGAATTAGTATGGTCGGGTTAATATGACTTTGGTCGCCAATGGTATCTAGGGTTTGCTAAGTGCATGGTTTGGCGGGAGAATTAGTATGGTCGGGTTTGACGACGTTGTGTAGGGGGTTTCCTATGGCGGTTGCATTTTGGCGGGAGAATAAGGGTCTCTGCATGGCGTAAATCATTGTCGGTCGTTAGCTAGGTGCAAATGACCGATGCGCGGATCAAACTTGAGGTGGGGCACGGGGTAAGACCGTCGTGTTTGGGTGGTGGGGGGAGATTGTTGACTATGCAACTTTAGATTTGCACATCTATGTGCAAGTGTAACTGTTGCATGGCCTGGTGCGAGAATGGTAAAATTGGTTGGTTTCTTTTTCAATAGTATTCGACGTTATTATAAACCCTCGTGCACCAAAGTGGAACATGTTGGAGTGCATTTTTTGCGTGGTCGGTTTTATCATTGTAATTGGCTTTTGTAAGTAGTACTAGATGTCATGCCAGCAACATGGATAGAGACAAGGGGCGAGCAGGGGCTACCCCATATGCTCATGATTTCCCTTTGAGAATTAGCTATGAGAGCTTCTTATTTGTATGATTTTAGCAAGTTATGTCCCCATCATACTAAGATTACTCCCATTGTACTTCATTCCTAGCTCCGTCCCTAGCCAACAATGAGTATTTAACCTAATTTCCTCACTACAGGACTTGTCTAAGTCTAATTTTTCATATTGCCGGAATCCTCCGATAGAAATAAAATGATATTTCATTAGCTAACAACAGCGTCAAAATTGCCTAATCATTTTCAATACCCCATACgttgttgattgttgttttaTTACCAGATGAATACCCCATGTTGATTGTCCACGTCGGCGAACACCTTGGCGATTTAGTTGGCCACAATTGTCCTTCTATCGTTGTTCACTGCACGTCAGCGTGCCTAAGTGGTTTTTATGAAGTTGGCATACATAAAAGGAGAGAAATAAATGAGCATACTAAACGCATATCTTGAGCACAATTATATGGAAATACTAAGCAATTTCCTTTTATTGCTCTAGGTATGCAATAAATAGCTGCCAGTATAGCATCTTTACTAGATTTTTTAATTTATTGCTTCAGATATGCTAAGATATGCTAAGATCCTATTAGGTCCTGAAAAAGTTTCCATTTTCTTTATATCATCCACATGCTATATAAAAAGATTTTTTCTGAATTGGTTTGATTTTATTAATCTATATTTTTCACATTTATTACAGGATGGCATCCATTTCACCAATCAAATGTTTATTTGTGTCCTCTTCTATATGATATTGACAAGGAAGGTATGCGGGAGATAGTTACGTTGGGGTGGGACGCTAGTACTTAAACTAGGGTTGCTTCTTAGCACTAATCTTACAGTTTTCAGCGGTTAGTTGTAGCGCGCCTTCCCTCCTTCTCTCATTTCGGAAAGATTTGGTAGTATTCGATGGTATCTAAAAGGGCTTCTTTCGGTTTTAGAGTGTTTTAATATAGTGGAAATTCCCTTTTCACTTTTTCTAGGATTTGTTTTTTTGCTTTCCTTGTTTGGGTTCAAGTCTAGGAATGCCCAACTTGATACTGATTCGGTATCTTGGAGAACctcacggtttgaccaagatgtgTTCGGTTCGGGCCATTGACTGCATCATATTCATATTGAAGGAGTCAAGAAAGAATCAATCACAAGCGGTGTTTACTGAAGGAAACTCCCAATCTGTGGAATTCGACTCGAATAGTTCGATCGAGCATTGGGCTCGAATAGGGGTAAAGAGAGGGAACAGAGGGCAGAGTTGATAATTGCACGGTTTCCACTAAGCGCAAGCATAAAACTTTATCCTTCCTCACCATAACCATGGTGTCAAGTTGATTTGAGTACTTATAAGCCGAATGGAGTTCTCTCTCATATTGTTATGTTTACCTGGAATGCCATAAGCCTGCTCTCAAGGAACAACTAGAATCACTCCTGACGCGGGACATGCTTTCGCACGGGGAGTTGGATAAATTGCCCTCTTGATCTCGCCTCCTTCCTTTTTGTAATCACCGAAATTGTACGATGACCcttctgaaagaacatctctcggaTTATAGTTTTGAATGTTTGATgataatatatgtgatacactaatgtgcgTTGATATAGTGCAGAATATAtatatgtggttgaatttgtGTGGAGAAACAAGAGAAAAAGGAAGCAGGGAAATtttcccaggccggataatccgtggccggatatttgcaaaatatccggcccatgaaaaacggctaaggacttttcGGTCGAGCTCTCAGTAAGCCCCTGGATCCAgatcggatatttggccggacatttccagaagaccggataatccggggggggggggggggggaaaaaccggcccttacttaggccggataatCTGCCCCCAAATTTCCAGCAACGGCTCGATTTTgggaggggtataaatacccccttctt
This Lolium perenne isolate Kyuss_39 chromosome 1, Kyuss_2.0, whole genome shotgun sequence DNA region includes the following protein-coding sequences:
- the LOC127347126 gene encoding putative E3 ubiquitin-protein ligase RF298 → MSSVATQEATSGSGSAASRNKRKFRAEPPSGELGPFGLEYPLTTDCVGFEFMSPEKAAAAAAEGANLDLIPSACDACKGIHATAEELLECQRYVNWSDPNEAQLEEILLKSLDTTFDNAVGVITTMGYSEAAARAAVVRAAAQYNWRESLAGFGEAAVEVLKTEGDLLPRDGSSLEDMRKIEQVVLGTLIGVVNEAQPFYTTGDVMFCLLMSDMNVAHACTMDYSTASLPAVGAQVIAQPVAGNGEPGPSPDLSVSITHPQTGITFRGKLTPVPPGSYNAVKADSSTTSVSPNVPNGKPSTSAKMHPVVPNVKPKEHTAAMPDHSEDQPFVAAATQSVKDDKPFPSKRGSSKRDSLHRQKLMSFDKNSRALGSKGSLRSGKHSSSAIAALERKCRPLPDSATCSLKCQSKIVKGFAASMKGSEYAVDLSFTATGTIASIPSFDAKATKNADPASAASTELSLSLPLPLPSPSSGDGSAPSLNHDSNTEAVDPSSKINFAYDEDQKVWVPQDKKDEMVLILVQRQKELQAHMRDWRDWAMEKVMQVTRRLAKEKEELQSLRREKEEVDRLHEERHCLVESARKKLLEMESAISRLSAQLDKADASARRREAENAQLRVQMEAAKRHAAESAANFVELSKKDESSLKRSQHWESERSQLQEQLVAEKSKLSWVQQQLQHAKEKKEQLKVRWRQEEAGKTEAIAHVTSERKERGQIETSLRSEENFLHLKAENDMQRYKSEIRALEQQISQLKVSLDTSAAAAPKWNTDDKTRPSRLSEGRKNGNTQVLARVAASPALDIDLDDLQRDRECVMCLSEEMSVVFLPCAHQVVCAKCNELHAKQGMKECPSCRAHIQRRVCARPIGR